The Streptomyces sp. NBC_01255 genome window below encodes:
- the yaaA gene encoding peroxide stress protein YaaA, with protein MLVLLPPSEGKASSGRGAPLKPESLSLPGLAEARAAVLDELVELCAADEEKAREVLGLSEGLRGEVAKNVELRTAGARPAGEVYTGVLYDALGLATLDAAARKRAGRSLLVFSGLWGAVKVTDRIPSYRCSMGVKLPGLGALGAHWRGAMASVLPEAAGDGLVLDLRSSAYASAWKPKGELSARTATVRVLHAPTRKVVSHFNKATKGRIVRSLLEAGAEPGSPEELAVALRDLKYVVEEGGKAGALDVLVDEIH; from the coding sequence GTGCTCGTGCTGTTGCCGCCCTCCGAAGGCAAGGCCTCCTCGGGGCGCGGGGCGCCGCTCAAGCCGGAGTCGCTGTCCCTGCCGGGGCTCGCGGAGGCGCGGGCCGCGGTCCTGGACGAGCTGGTCGAGCTGTGCGCGGCCGACGAGGAGAAGGCGCGGGAGGTCCTCGGGCTGAGTGAGGGGCTGCGCGGCGAGGTCGCGAAGAACGTCGAGCTGCGGACGGCGGGCGCGCGCCCGGCGGGCGAGGTCTACACGGGCGTCCTGTACGACGCGCTGGGTCTGGCGACCCTGGACGCGGCGGCCCGGAAGCGCGCGGGGCGGTCCCTGCTCGTCTTCTCGGGGCTGTGGGGCGCGGTGAAGGTGACGGACCGGATTCCGTCGTACCGCTGCTCGATGGGGGTCAAGCTGCCGGGGCTCGGCGCGCTGGGTGCGCACTGGCGGGGCGCGATGGCGTCCGTGCTGCCGGAGGCGGCCGGGGACGGGCTGGTCCTGGACCTGCGCTCGTCGGCGTACGCGTCGGCGTGGAAGCCGAAGGGGGAGCTGTCCGCGCGGACGGCGACGGTGCGGGTGCTGCACGCGCCGACCCGGAAGGTGGTCAGCCACTTCAACAAGGCGACGAAGGGCCGGATCGTGCGGAGCCTCCTGGAGGCGGGCGCGGAGCCGGGTTCGCCGGAGGAGCTGGCCGTGGCGCTGCGGGATCTGAAGTACGTGGTGGAGGAGGGCGGCAAGGCGGGGGCGCTTGACGTCCTGGTGGACGAGATCCACTAA
- a CDS encoding bifunctional RNase H/acid phosphatase, which yields MPSPSSREVIVEADGGSRGNPGPAGYGAVVLDPVTGETLAEAAEYIGVATNNVAEYKGLVAGLTAARALFPDATVHVRMDSKLVVEQMSGRWKIKHPDMKPLAAAAGRIFPPGQVRYEWIPRELNKHADRLANEAMDAGKQGRQWGPSASTAALGAAGAAVLAPSGPPGDAAAGAARARAALSGTSGAGTSGAGASEAGASGVGTPATSEQLDDGLFTPDEAVAAQARASLASAARTETTTHAEKAPQGWAGPDMGAPATFVLLRHGETALTPEKRFSGSGGTDPELSAAGLRQAEAVAEALAARGTIQEIVSSPLTRCRQTAAAVAARLGLDVQVDRGLRETDFGAWEGLTFGEVREKYPDDLDAWLASPKAAPTGGGESFAAVARRVAAARDRLTAAHAGRTVLLVTHVTPIKTLVRLALGAPPESLFRMELSAASISAVAYYADGNASVRLLNDTSHLR from the coding sequence ATGCCGTCTCCGTCTTCGCGAGAGGTGATCGTCGAGGCCGACGGGGGCTCCCGGGGCAACCCGGGGCCCGCCGGTTACGGGGCGGTCGTCCTGGACCCCGTGACGGGCGAGACGCTCGCGGAGGCGGCCGAGTACATCGGCGTGGCGACGAACAACGTCGCCGAGTACAAGGGCCTGGTGGCGGGGCTCACGGCGGCCCGGGCGCTCTTCCCGGACGCCACCGTCCACGTCCGCATGGACTCCAAGCTGGTCGTCGAGCAGATGTCCGGCCGCTGGAAGATCAAGCACCCGGACATGAAGCCGCTGGCCGCCGCGGCCGGACGGATCTTCCCGCCCGGCCAGGTCCGCTACGAGTGGATCCCGCGCGAGCTGAACAAGCACGCGGACCGGCTCGCCAACGAGGCGATGGACGCGGGCAAGCAGGGCCGCCAGTGGGGGCCGTCCGCCTCGACGGCCGCGCTGGGCGCGGCGGGTGCCGCCGTCCTGGCCCCGTCGGGCCCGCCCGGCGACGCGGCGGCGGGCGCGGCCCGCGCGCGTGCGGCGCTGTCGGGGACCTCCGGGGCGGGGACCTCCGGGGCCGGTGCCTCCGAGGCCGGTGCCTCCGGGGTCGGGACCCCCGCCACCTCCGAACAGCTCGACGACGGGCTGTTCACACCCGACGAGGCCGTCGCCGCGCAGGCCCGCGCCTCCCTCGCCTCGGCGGCGCGGACGGAGACGACCACCCACGCGGAGAAGGCTCCGCAGGGGTGGGCCGGGCCCGACATGGGCGCGCCGGCGACGTTCGTGCTGCTGCGCCACGGCGAGACCGCGCTCACGCCCGAGAAGCGGTTCTCGGGGAGCGGTGGCACCGACCCCGAGCTGTCGGCCGCCGGGCTGCGCCAGGCCGAGGCCGTCGCCGAGGCGCTCGCCGCGCGCGGCACGATCCAGGAGATCGTCAGCTCGCCCCTCACCCGCTGCCGCCAGACCGCCGCCGCCGTCGCCGCCCGCCTCGGGCTCGACGTCCAGGTCGACCGGGGGCTGCGCGAGACCGACTTCGGGGCCTGGGAGGGCCTGACCTTCGGCGAGGTTCGCGAGAAGTACCCCGACGACCTCGACGCCTGGCTGGCCTCCCCGAAGGCCGCGCCGACCGGCGGCGGCGAGAGCTTCGCGGCCGTCGCCCGCCGCGTCGCGGCCGCCCGGGACCGGCTGACCGCCGCCCACGCGGGCCGTACCGTCCTCCTCGTCACCCACGTCACCCCGATCAAGACCCTGGTCCGGCTCGCGCTCGGCGCCCCGCCGGAGTCGCTGTTCCGGATGGAGCTGTCGGCGGCCTCGATCTCGGCGGTGGCCTACTACGCCGACGGCAACGCGTCCGTACGGCTCCTCAACGACACCTCGCACCTGCGCTGA
- a CDS encoding MerR family transcriptional regulator — translation MRIGEIAALVGVTPRAVRHYHQSGLLPEPARRANGYREYGIRDAVLLARIRRLTELGLGLDEVRGVLADDEGRGLVEVLRELEEDLARQEAVIRERRERLAALLDRARDGLLPAEGPVSAEFGELLAGLGPVSDSPMAAKDREILALLDTVVPEEERAKLVGLLQGAAEYAHEVYARLDALAGAEPDDPRVAEAARVLAACLPDEAGLELPAEGAGGLADVFFGDLAPAQSAAVRLAMRLVQERQDPQEGAR, via the coding sequence ATGCGTATCGGCGAGATCGCCGCGCTCGTCGGGGTCACCCCGCGGGCCGTGCGGCACTACCACCAGTCGGGGCTGCTGCCCGAGCCCGCGCGGCGGGCCAACGGGTACCGGGAGTACGGGATCCGGGACGCCGTGCTGCTCGCCCGGATCCGGCGGCTGACCGAGCTGGGGCTCGGCCTCGACGAGGTGCGCGGGGTGCTCGCGGACGACGAGGGGCGCGGGCTCGTGGAGGTGCTCCGGGAGCTGGAGGAGGACCTCGCCCGGCAGGAGGCGGTCATCCGGGAGCGGCGGGAGCGGCTCGCCGCGCTGCTCGACCGGGCGCGGGACGGGCTGCTGCCCGCCGAGGGGCCCGTGTCGGCGGAGTTCGGCGAGCTGCTTGCCGGGCTCGGCCCGGTGTCCGACTCGCCCATGGCGGCGAAGGACCGCGAGATCCTCGCCCTGCTCGACACCGTCGTGCCGGAGGAGGAGCGGGCCAAGCTGGTCGGTCTGCTGCAGGGGGCCGCCGAGTACGCGCACGAGGTGTACGCGCGCCTCGACGCCCTCGCCGGGGCGGAGCCCGACGACCCCCGGGTGGCCGAGGCCGCCCGGGTGCTCGCCGCCTGTCTGCCGGACGAGGCGGGCCTGGAGCTGCCCGCCGAGGGGGCGGGCGGGCTCGCGGACGTCTTCTTCGGCGACCTCGCCCCCGCGCAGTCCGCCGCCGTCCGCCTCGCGATGCGGCTCGTCCAGGAACGACAGGACCCACAGGAAGGTGCCCGATGA
- a CDS encoding fumarylacetoacetate hydrolase family protein: MAEDGDDVLEVLSADPVRGTAEPTGRRVPLHDVRLLAPVSPGRIVAVGRNDADHIAELSMDTPTAPRLFFKPPSAVIGPAEPILSPAQSHEVHDEAELAVAIGRTAREVPAGHALEDVFGYTCANDVTARDIQREDGQPSWAKAFDTFCPLGPWITTHLDPTKLVMRCEVNGEDRQSAGTDTMVHGVLTR, from the coding sequence ATGGCTGAGGACGGGGACGACGTCCTGGAGGTGCTGAGCGCCGATCCGGTGAGGGGGACGGCGGAGCCCACCGGCCGCCGCGTCCCGCTCCACGACGTACGGCTGCTCGCCCCGGTCAGCCCCGGGAGGATCGTGGCGGTCGGCCGTAACGACGCCGACCACATTGCCGAGTTGAGTATGGACACGCCGACCGCGCCCCGGCTCTTCTTCAAGCCGCCGTCCGCCGTGATCGGCCCGGCAGAGCCGATCCTCTCTCCCGCCCAGTCGCACGAGGTGCACGACGAGGCCGAGCTCGCCGTCGCCATCGGACGCACCGCCCGCGAGGTCCCCGCCGGGCATGCGCTGGAGGACGTCTTCGGCTACACCTGCGCCAACGACGTGACCGCGCGGGACATTCAGCGGGAGGACGGGCAGCCGTCCTGGGCGAAGGCGTTCGACACGTTCTGTCCGCTCGGCCCGTGGATCACCACCCACCTCGACCCGACGAAGCTCGTCATGCGCTGCGAGGTGAACGGCGAGGATCGGCAGTCGGCCGGTACGGACACCATGGTCCATGGGGTGTTGACCCGGTAG
- a CDS encoding Uma2 family endonuclease: MTAMPHPPLTQADGLLEGFLALDTPEGFRAELIEGEIVVTPPPDGDHEDCIGLIVGQVYRRSRTDMQFSGNKGLTLKEAPGAPRDHVIPDGTFAPQALRLYRGADSWMPCDGVAMVLEVTSRRANVDRDIKRRCYARGGIPLYLLVDRDTSTVTLFRDPEDGEYLRRDLAPFGKSLPLPAPFGFDLETADFL, from the coding sequence ATGACTGCCATGCCGCACCCACCACTCACGCAGGCCGACGGCCTGCTGGAGGGCTTCCTGGCGCTGGACACGCCGGAGGGCTTCCGGGCGGAGCTGATCGAAGGGGAGATCGTCGTGACGCCGCCGCCGGACGGGGACCACGAGGACTGCATCGGATTGATCGTCGGGCAGGTCTACCGGCGATCACGGACCGACATGCAGTTCTCCGGCAACAAGGGTCTGACGCTCAAGGAGGCACCCGGCGCCCCGAGGGACCACGTCATCCCGGACGGGACCTTCGCGCCTCAGGCGCTGCGTCTGTACCGGGGCGCCGACTCCTGGATGCCCTGCGACGGTGTGGCGATGGTGCTGGAAGTCACCTCGCGCCGGGCGAACGTCGACCGTGACATCAAGCGCCGCTGCTACGCACGTGGCGGCATCCCGCTCTACCTGCTCGTGGACCGGGACACGTCCACGGTGACGCTCTTCAGAGATCCGGAGGACGGCGAGTACCTCCGGCGCGACCTCGCGCCCTTCGGCAAGTCGCTCCCGCTCCCCGCCCCCTTCGGCTTCGACCTGGAGACGGCCGACTTCCTCTGA
- a CDS encoding acyltransferase domain-containing protein, giving the protein MASIDVPPTPVIVMLPGQGSQYPGMAHGLYGTEPVFTRVVDEVLGLLGAEGRRVRDDWFAERPLVDLDDVTRAQPLLFALDVAYGALLVSWGVRPAALVGHSAGEYAAAVLAGIMNLSDAVTALDARVRALASAPRGGMVAVAAGPALLTPWLTSQVVVGAVNAPSQVMISGPEPHLSAVTDALDAGSLTWMPAKATTGFHSPSVEAACASTLPAYERITYRTPRTVVVSGYTARPLAEPQLSDPGFWAMQPARTVLFGPALSHLLDGDSPVGGGPFLLIEAGPGQGLSMLARRHPAVTRNGSAVVPLSPVRAGAQLDRRQVATVAEKLRDHGHRLGCRAPAAADRVAPAAREREEQGRTTTPAGVVA; this is encoded by the coding sequence TTGGCCTCCATCGACGTACCGCCCACCCCCGTCATCGTCATGCTGCCGGGGCAGGGCTCCCAGTACCCCGGGATGGCCCACGGCCTCTACGGCACCGAACCGGTCTTCACCCGGGTCGTCGACGAGGTCCTCGGCCTCCTCGGTGCCGAAGGCCGCCGGGTGCGGGACGACTGGTTCGCCGAGCGGCCCCTCGTCGACCTCGACGATGTCACTCGCGCCCAGCCCCTGCTGTTCGCCCTCGACGTCGCCTACGGCGCCCTGCTCGTCTCCTGGGGCGTCCGGCCCGCCGCGCTCGTCGGGCACAGCGCGGGCGAGTACGCCGCCGCCGTCCTCGCCGGGATCATGAACCTGTCCGACGCCGTGACCGCGCTCGACGCCCGCGTGCGGGCGCTCGCCTCGGCCCCGCGTGGCGGGATGGTCGCGGTGGCCGCCGGCCCGGCGCTGCTCACGCCCTGGCTCACCTCGCAGGTCGTGGTCGGCGCGGTGAACGCCCCCTCCCAGGTGATGATCTCCGGACCCGAGCCCCACCTGTCCGCCGTCACCGACGCGCTGGACGCCGGTTCGCTGACCTGGATGCCGGCGAAGGCCACCACCGGCTTCCACAGCCCCTCCGTCGAGGCGGCCTGCGCGAGCACCCTGCCCGCGTACGAGCGGATCACGTACAGGACGCCGAGGACCGTCGTGGTCTCCGGCTACACCGCGCGCCCGCTGGCCGAACCGCAGCTGAGCGACCCGGGGTTCTGGGCGATGCAGCCGGCCAGGACCGTCCTCTTCGGCCCGGCGCTCAGCCACCTCCTCGACGGGGACTCACCCGTCGGCGGCGGCCCCTTCCTCCTGATCGAGGCAGGCCCCGGGCAGGGGCTCTCCATGCTCGCCCGCCGGCACCCCGCCGTCACGCGGAACGGATCGGCCGTCGTACCCCTCTCTCCGGTACGGGCGGGTGCGCAGCTCGACCGTCGGCAAGTGGCCACCGTCGCCGAGAAGTTGAGGGACCACGGCCACCGGCTCGGGTGCCGCGCTCCCGCTGCCGCGGATCGCGTCGCGCCTGCGGCACGAGAGCGAGAGGAACAGGGACGGACGACGACACCGGCGGGCGTCGTCGCGTAG
- a CDS encoding GNAT family N-acetyltransferase gives MTWYFTEDVDTFRTAAGGLLAAEAARNTAVLTMMDSAGRLGWWAEPDGRVTGVLAVSPPREPSFGAVTVEAARALVLPEVFPEGEEPTTVRGETAAVEAFAEAFAGATGRPWRTTVRMRLFRLGELTPPDPAPAGRARVATEADIPFTAAWAREFARDVGEDVTGQDYTGHVTDRITDGRLLLWEATDGRPVSMASVSRTIEGQARVHLVYTPPAERGRGYAAGAVEAVSRAALDGGAAHVLLFTDLANPTSNALYQRLGYRPVTDHLTVAFTAPGD, from the coding sequence ATGACCTGGTACTTCACCGAGGACGTCGACACCTTCCGCACCGCTGCGGGGGGCCTGCTCGCCGCTGAGGCGGCCCGTAACACCGCCGTGCTCACGATGATGGACTCGGCGGGACGGCTCGGCTGGTGGGCCGAGCCCGACGGCCGGGTCACCGGGGTGCTCGCGGTGTCCCCGCCGCGCGAGCCCTCCTTCGGGGCCGTGACCGTGGAGGCGGCCCGCGCCCTCGTCCTTCCCGAGGTCTTCCCCGAGGGCGAGGAGCCGACGACCGTACGGGGCGAGACGGCGGCCGTCGAGGCCTTCGCGGAGGCGTTCGCCGGGGCCACGGGCCGCCCCTGGCGGACCACCGTGCGGATGCGGCTCTTCCGGCTCGGCGAACTCACCCCGCCGGACCCCGCCCCGGCCGGCCGCGCCCGCGTCGCCACCGAGGCCGACATCCCGTTCACCGCCGCCTGGGCGCGGGAGTTCGCCCGTGACGTCGGCGAGGACGTCACGGGCCAGGACTACACCGGGCACGTCACGGACCGGATCACCGACGGCCGCCTTCTCCTCTGGGAGGCAACCGACGGGCGTCCCGTGTCGATGGCGTCCGTCTCGCGCACCATCGAGGGCCAGGCCCGCGTCCACCTCGTCTACACCCCGCCCGCCGAGCGCGGCCGCGGCTACGCGGCCGGTGCCGTCGAGGCCGTCAGCCGGGCCGCCCTCGACGGCGGAGCCGCGCACGTCCTCCTCTTCACGGACCTCGCCAACCCCACCAGCAACGCCCTCTACCAGCGGCTCGGCTACCGCCCGGTGACCGACCACCTGACGGTCGCGTTCACCGCTCCAGGAGACTGA
- a CDS encoding RNB domain-containing ribonuclease: MPRRHIHVTGAAEAPLRAALRALRTELAIPDAFPPAVLAEAEAAAKAPRLPAYDATDLPFLTIDPPTSTDLDQAMHLARRADGGYRVHYAIADVAAFVAPGSALDAEAHRRVLTLYFPDGKVPLHPTVLSEGAASLLPGEPRPALLWRIDLDAEGRRVATDVRRALVRSRAKLDYAGVQRQINAGTAEEPLVLLREVGRLREALEGERGGISLSVPEQEIVETDHTYSLAYRAPLPVDGWNAQISLLTGMAAADLMTAAGTGILRTLPTAPDGAVARLRRSARALGVDWPHHVSYADVVRSADPTNPRHAAFLQECTTLLRGAGYTVFTDGHIPTPAVHAAVADEYTHCTAPLRRLVDRYAGELCLAAVAGNEPPEWVRAALPTLPDEMAAGTRRANTVERESVDIVEAALLKERVGEVFDAYVIDVKEREPAVGTVHLEDPAVVARIEGGTSHLPLGEWLRVRLAAADPGSAKVLFAPA; this comes from the coding sequence ATGCCACGCCGCCACATTCACGTGACCGGCGCAGCCGAGGCTCCGCTGCGGGCCGCCCTGCGCGCACTCCGTACCGAGCTCGCGATCCCCGACGCCTTCCCGCCCGCCGTCCTCGCCGAGGCCGAGGCCGCCGCGAAGGCGCCCCGGCTCCCCGCGTACGACGCCACCGACCTGCCGTTCCTCACGATCGACCCGCCGACCTCCACCGACCTCGACCAGGCCATGCACCTGGCCCGGCGGGCCGACGGCGGCTACCGCGTCCACTACGCCATCGCCGACGTCGCCGCCTTCGTCGCACCCGGCTCCGCGCTCGACGCCGAGGCCCACCGGCGGGTCCTCACCCTCTACTTTCCCGACGGCAAGGTCCCCCTCCACCCCACCGTCCTCTCCGAAGGCGCCGCCAGCCTCCTCCCCGGCGAACCCCGCCCCGCGCTGCTCTGGCGCATCGACCTCGACGCCGAAGGGCGCAGGGTCGCCACCGACGTGCGCCGCGCCCTCGTCCGCAGCCGCGCCAAGCTCGACTACGCGGGCGTGCAGCGGCAGATCAACGCCGGCACGGCCGAGGAACCCCTCGTCCTCCTCCGCGAGGTCGGACGGCTCCGCGAGGCCCTCGAAGGCGAGCGCGGCGGGATCTCCCTCAGCGTCCCCGAGCAGGAGATCGTCGAGACCGACCACACGTACTCCCTGGCCTACCGGGCGCCGCTCCCCGTCGACGGCTGGAACGCCCAGATCTCCCTGCTCACCGGCATGGCCGCCGCCGACCTCATGACCGCCGCCGGCACCGGCATCCTCCGCACCCTGCCCACGGCCCCCGACGGCGCGGTCGCCCGGCTGCGCCGCTCCGCGCGGGCCCTCGGCGTCGACTGGCCGCACCACGTCTCGTACGCGGACGTCGTCCGCTCCGCCGACCCCACGAACCCGCGCCACGCCGCCTTCCTCCAGGAGTGCACCACCCTCCTGCGCGGCGCCGGGTACACCGTCTTCACCGACGGCCACATCCCCACCCCGGCCGTGCACGCCGCCGTCGCCGACGAGTACACGCACTGCACGGCCCCGCTGCGCAGACTCGTCGACCGGTACGCGGGCGAGCTGTGCCTGGCGGCGGTCGCGGGGAACGAACCGCCCGAGTGGGTACGGGCCGCGCTGCCCACGCTCCCCGACGAGATGGCGGCGGGCACGCGCCGCGCCAACACCGTCGAGCGCGAGAGCGTCGACATCGTCGAGGCGGCGCTCCTGAAGGAACGGGTCGGCGAGGTCTTCGACGCGTACGTGATCGACGTGAAGGAGCGCGAACCGGCCGTCGGCACCGTCCACCTGGAGGACCCGGCGGTCGTCGCCCGGATCGAGGGCGGCACCTCCCACCTGCCGCTGGGGGAGTGGCTGCGGGTCAGGCTCGCGGCGGCGGACCCGGGGTCGGCGAAGGTGCTGTTCGCGCCCGCGTGA
- the eda gene encoding bifunctional 4-hydroxy-2-oxoglutarate aldolase/2-dehydro-3-deoxy-phosphogluconate aldolase, whose translation MTSVFDLAPASPVVPVVVIEDAADAVPLARALVAGGLPLIEITLRTPAALDALRAIAAEVPEAVVGAGTVVSAAGVVDAVGAGARFLVSPGWTERLLGALRESGVPFLPGVSTASEVVALLERGVEDMKFFPAEAAGGVPYLKSLAGPLPQARFCPTGGVSLASAPAYLSLPNVGCVGGTWMLPPDALAARDWARVEALARGAAALRTPAGTPVSLLER comes from the coding sequence ATGACGAGCGTGTTCGACCTTGCCCCGGCGTCCCCCGTCGTCCCCGTCGTGGTGATCGAGGACGCCGCCGACGCCGTCCCGCTCGCCCGCGCTCTCGTCGCCGGCGGGCTGCCGCTGATCGAGATCACCCTCCGTACCCCCGCCGCGCTCGACGCCCTCCGGGCGATCGCGGCGGAGGTGCCGGAGGCGGTCGTCGGCGCGGGCACGGTCGTCTCGGCGGCGGGGGTCGTGGACGCGGTCGGCGCCGGGGCCCGGTTCCTGGTGAGCCCCGGGTGGACCGAGCGGCTCCTCGGCGCGCTGCGGGAGTCGGGCGTGCCCTTCCTGCCGGGCGTCTCGACGGCCTCGGAGGTCGTGGCGCTGCTCGAACGCGGGGTGGAGGACATGAAGTTCTTCCCGGCGGAGGCGGCGGGCGGCGTCCCGTATCTGAAGTCCCTCGCGGGCCCGCTCCCGCAGGCCCGCTTCTGTCCGACGGGCGGCGTCTCCCTCGCCTCCGCCCCCGCCTACCTGTCCCTTCCGAACGTCGGCTGCGTCGGCGGTACGTGGATGCTGCCGCCCGACGCCCTCGCGGCCCGCGACTGGGCCCGGGTCGAGGCCCTCGCACGCGGGGCGGCGGCGCTCCGGACCCCCGCCGGAACCCCCGTCAGTCTCCTGGAGCGGTGA